Proteins from a genomic interval of Chionomys nivalis chromosome 7, mChiNiv1.1, whole genome shotgun sequence:
- the LOC130877074 gene encoding keratin-associated protein 9-1-like, with product MPKSCCSSCSQPSCCRSTCSKSTSVTRCCQPCCQPSCCETTCCKTTCCKPTCVASCCSTPSCCKTTCHKNTYCKPTCVTSSSCTPSCCKTSCCKSTCCKPTCVTSCSCTPSCCETSCCESTCCKPTCVTSCSCTPSCCKTSCCESTCCKPTCVTSCSCTPSCCKTSCCESTCCKPTCVTSCSCTPSCCKTSCCESTCCKPTCVTSCSCTPSCCETSCCESTCCKPTCETSCSCTPSCCETSCCESTCCKPTCETSCSCTPNCCKTTCCESTCCDPTCVSSCSCTPSCCETSCCKSTCCKPTCVTSCSCTPSCCKTTCCKSICCKPTCVTSCSCTPSCCKTTCCKSICCKPTCVTSCCTPTCCKTTYCKSTCCKPTYVTSCYCTPSCCKTTCCKPTCVTSCCCTPSCCKTTCCKTTNCKLLTEVFYPARFP from the coding sequence ATGCCCAAATCCTGCTGTTCCTCTTGCAGCCAGCCTTCCTGCTGCAGGTCCACCTGCAGTAAATCAACTAGCGTGACCAgatgctgccagccctgctgccaGCCAAGCTGCTGTGAAACTACCTGTTGCAAGACTACCTGCTGTAAGCCAACATGTGTAGCCAGCTGCTGTAGCACACCCAGCTGCTGTAAAACGACTTGCCACAAGAACACCTACTGTAAGCCAACCTGTGTAACCAGCTCCAGCTGCACACCCAGCTGCTGTAAAACCAGCTGCTGCAAGAGCACCTGCTGTAAGCCAACCTGTGTAACCAGCTGCAGCTGCACACCCAGCTGCTGTGAAACCAGCTGCTGTGAGAGCACCTGCTGTAAGCCAACCTGTGTAACCAGCTGCAGCTGCACACCCAGCTGCTGTAAAACCAGCTGCTGCGAGAGCACCTGCTGTAAGCCAACCTGTGTAACCAGCTGCAGCTGCACACCCAGCTGCTGTAAAACCAGCTGCTGCGAGAGCACCTGCTGTAAGCCAACCTGTGTAACCAGCTGCAGCTGCACACCCAGCTGCTGTAAAACCAGCTGCTGCGAGAGCACCTGCTGTAAGCCAACCTGTGTAACCAGCTGCAGCTGCACACCCAGCTGCTGTGAAACCAGCTGCTGTGAGAGCACCTGCTGCAAGCCAACCTGTGAAACCAGCTGCAGCTGCACACCCAGCTGCTGTGAAACCAGCTGCTGTGAGAGCACCTGCTGCAAGCCAACCTGTGAAACCAGCTGCAGCTGCACACCCAACTGCTGTAAAACCACCTGCTGTGAGAGCACCTGCTGTGATCCAACCTGTGTAAGCAGCTGCAGCTGCACACCCAGTTGTTGTGAAACCAGCTGCTGCAAGAGCACCTGCTGTAAGCCAACCTGTGTAACCAGCTGCAGCTGCACACCCAGCTGCTGTAAAACCACCTGCTGCAAGAGCATCTGCTGTAAGCCAACCTGTGTAACCAGCTGCAGCTGCACACCCAGCTGCTGTAAAACCACCTGCTGCAAGAGCATCTGCTGTAAGCCAACCTGTGTAACCAGCTGCTGCACACCCACCTGCTGTAAAACCACCTATTGCAAGAGCACCTGCTGCAAGCCAACCTATGTAACCAGCTGCTACTGCACACCCAGCTGCTGTAAAACCACCTGCTGTAAGCCAACCTGTGTAACCAGCTGTTGCTGTACACCCAGCTGCTGTAAAACCACCTGCTGCAAGACCACCAACTGTAAGCTGTTGACCGAGGTTTTCTACCCTGCCCGGTTCCCATAA